A stretch of the Thermodesulfobacteriota bacterium genome encodes the following:
- a CDS encoding class I SAM-dependent RNA methyltransferase — MTRDVRGSPPSPVTRHPSLPLSLFAVSPPGFEDLVEAELAALGLRGERGDGGVAFSGTWRDAWRANLWSRVASRVLVRVGAFEARGFRELERALGNVPWGEWLPPGCAVDVRAASHRSRLWHTGKVAEVVMAALGASVGARPEKGESALRLMVRAVDRAVTVSLDTSGEHLHRRGYRPRGGRAPIRENLAAGLLVRAGWSGGEPFLDPLCGSGTLAVEAALLGLGAAPGLRRGFAFESFPSFDPSAWDGVRDEAREVARERPPAPVFASDRDAGQVQLLAAAARAAGVADHLQVAVADVGELAPPDTGRFPGGLVAANPPYGHRLGGREAACAALGRALRGPFRAWRWALVLSSPGAERALGLRPEAVYSFRSGGLPVRWGVGRGAGTGSREGPTA, encoded by the coding sequence GTGACGCGTGACGTGCGAGGCAGCCCCCCGTCACCTGTCACCCGTCACCCGTCACTGCCCCTCTCGCTCTTCGCCGTCTCCCCCCCCGGGTTCGAGGACCTGGTAGAGGCCGAGCTGGCGGCCCTGGGGCTGCGGGGGGAGCGGGGCGACGGGGGCGTGGCGTTTTCCGGCACCTGGCGGGACGCCTGGCGGGCCAACCTCTGGAGCCGGGTGGCGAGCCGGGTGCTGGTGCGGGTGGGCGCCTTCGAGGCCCGGGGGTTCCGGGAGCTGGAGCGGGCCCTGGGCAACGTCCCCTGGGGGGAGTGGCTGCCCCCCGGGTGCGCCGTGGACGTGCGGGCCGCCTCCCACCGCTCGCGCCTCTGGCACACGGGCAAGGTCGCCGAGGTGGTGATGGCCGCCCTTGGGGCCTCGGTGGGGGCGCGGCCGGAGAAGGGAGAAAGCGCCCTGCGCCTCATGGTGCGGGCCGTGGACCGGGCCGTCACCGTGAGCCTCGACACCTCCGGGGAGCACCTCCACCGCCGGGGCTACCGGCCCCGGGGGGGGCGGGCGCCGATCCGGGAGAACCTGGCCGCGGGCCTCCTCGTGCGGGCCGGATGGAGCGGGGGCGAGCCCTTCCTCGATCCCCTCTGCGGCTCCGGCACCCTGGCCGTGGAGGCCGCCCTCCTGGGGCTGGGGGCGGCGCCGGGCCTGCGGCGGGGCTTTGCCTTCGAGAGCTTCCCGAGCTTCGACCCGAGTGCATGGGACGGGGTTCGGGACGAAGCGCGGGAGGTGGCGCGCGAGCGCCCCCCCGCCCCGGTGTTCGCCTCGGACCGCGACGCCGGGCAGGTGCAGCTCCTCGCGGCGGCAGCCCGGGCTGCGGGCGTGGCGGATCACCTCCAGGTGGCCGTGGCCGACGTGGGGGAGCTCGCGCCGCCCGACACCGGCCGCTTCCCGGGGGGGCTCGTCGCGGCAAACCCGCCCTACGGCCATCGCCTGGGGGGCCGGGAGGCCGCCTGCGCCGCCCTGGGCAGGGCGCTTCGGGGCCCCTTCCGGGCGTGGCGCTGGGCCCTGGTGCTGTCGTCGCCGGGGGCGGAGAGGGCGCTGGGTTTGAGGCCCGAGGCCGTCTACTCCTTCCGCAGCGGCGGGCTGCCCGTGCGGTGGGGGGTGGGAAGGGGCGCGGGGACCGGTTCAAGGGAGGGGCCGACCGCATGA